Proteins encoded within one genomic window of Esox lucius isolate fEsoLuc1 chromosome 12, fEsoLuc1.pri, whole genome shotgun sequence:
- the dclre1b gene encoding 5' exonuclease Apollo produces the protein MNGKLIPYTPMAVDFWQVRKCPHARLFFLSHMHSDHTVGLTSTWSNRPIYCSPISATLLKLKLQVGERWIHPLEVGEPYMLPLDDMGKERLTVTLMDANHCPGAVMFLFQGYFGTILYTGDFRYTPSMLREPCLQTNTTVDVLYLDNTNCDPTRTLPSRQRAAQQIKEIIRSHPGHNVVIGLYSLGKESLLVQLAMEFKTWVEVSIERLETLRALELPDVFTTEPGAGRIRAVDQSEIRSASLLLWNREHPTLAILPTSRPVVSFHPNVHVVPYSDHSSYQELEDFVSALRPTSLVPIVGRPTSGIPSFSALLPRRKRHEVLVPESVQHYMKGGSEVQDQVAGLASVSGHGSLPRRPTRPHPPRGVVFESPRKASSQGSGSGCVVVEAWETHPVERSGGQEEEMDTEMEGDGGESDCVLMDLGKDRSPAKDNDSSPSLSRDPSLSRDPSLSRVPNINRGGERDPWRLNLVQGVSENLYLNQGEESLSFSQFTQGNFAPMEVLRNTAVSLRPRGVMENQSHNPPSDSDKMAALNCNLNQVSLNQSSPHIGSPDQEEGLAPLLHACLNSSLDAGARLNTRSPTETHHHLEDCEVSLLFSLPFSDEDLYDSSRYSNKHLDLSFIKKFSLSPSDVE, from the exons ATGAATGGAAAACTCATCCCTTATACTCCAATGGCGGTTGACTTCTGGCAAGTTAGGAAATGTCCACACGCCCGGCTGTTCTTCCTGTCCCATATGCACAGTGACCACACTGTGGGTTTGACATCTACCTGGTCCAACAGACCCATCTACTGTTCGCCAATCTCTGCTACACTGCTCAAACTCAAACTACAG GTCGGAGAACGATGGATCCATCCTCTGGAGGTGGGGGAACCGTACATGCTTCCCCTGGACGACATGGGCAAGGAGAGGTTGACCGTCACTCTAATGGATGCCAACCACTGTCCCGGAGCGGTCATGTTCCTGTTCCAAGGGTACTTCGGCACCATACTCTACACCG GAGACTTCCGCTACACCCCGTCCATGCTGCGCGAGCCCTGCCTGCAGACCAACACCACCGTGGACGTTCTGTACCTGGACAACACCAACTGTGACCCGACACGCACCCTGCCTTCCCGACAGCGGGCCGCCCAGCAGATCAAAGAGATCATCCGCAGCCACCCCGGGCACAACGTTGTCATCG GCCTGTACTCCCTAGGCAAGGAATCTCTGCTGGTCCAGCTTGCCATGGAGTTTAAGACGTGGGTTGAAGTGTCCATCGAGAGGCTGGAGACTCTGAGGGCGCTGGAGCTACCGGACGTGTTCACCACCGAGCCAGGTGCCGGCCGGATCCGGGCTGTGGACCAGTCCGAGATCCGCTCCGCCAGTCTGCTCCTGTGgaaccgggagcaccccactcTGGCCATCCTGCCGACCAGCCGACCCGTGGTCTCGTTTCACCCCAACGTCCATGTGGTGCCCTACTCTGACCATTCCTCTTACCAG GAACTGGAAGACTTTGTCTCTGCCCTGAGGCCCACCTCGCTGGTCCCCATCGTCGGCAGGCCTACCTCTGGCATCCCCTCGTTCTCTGCCCTTCTGCCTCGGAGGAAGCGCCATGAGGTCCTGGTTCCCGAGTCCGTCCAGCACTACATGAAGGGAGGATCTGAGGTTCAGGATCAAGTGGCAGGTCTGGCCAGCGTTTCAGGTCACGGTAGTCTGCCACGCAGGCCCACCCGACCCCATCCACCCAGAGGGGTGGTGTTCGAGTCCCCCCGGAAGGCTTCTTCCCAGGGATCCGGGTCtgggtgtgtggtggtggaggcCTGGGAGACGCACCCCGTGGAGCGTTCAGGAGgtcaggaggaggagatggacacggagatggaaggagatggaggggagtCTGACTGTGTTCTGATGGATCTGGGTAAAGACCGCAGTCCGGCCAAAGACAATGACTCCAGCCCCAGCCTGTCCAGAGACCCCAGCCTGTCCAGAGACCCCAGCCTGTCCAGAGTCCCCAATATTAACCGTGGGGGGGAACGAGACCCATGGAGGCTGAATCTGGTCCAGGGTGTTTCTGAGAATCTGTACCTCAATCAGGGGGAGGAGAGTTTGTCCTTCAGTCAGTTCACACAGGGTAACTTTGCCCCAATGGAGGTCCTGAGAAACACAGCTGTTTCACTGAGACCCAGGGGCGTGATGGAGAACCAGTCTCACAATCCACCTAGTGACAGTGACAAAATGGCCGCCCTGAACTGTAACCTAAACCAAGTGTCATTAAACCAAAGCAGTCCTCACATTGGAAGCCCAGACCAAGAGGAAGGTCTGGCTCCATTACTGCATGCGTGTCTGAACTCCAGTTTGGATGCCGGTGCCCGTTTGAACACCAGGAGCCCTACTGAAACACACCACCACCTGGAGGACTGTGAAGTATCACTTCTGTTTTCCCTCCCCTTCTCAGACGAGGACCTGTACGACTCCAGCCGATACTCGAACAAACACCTGGATCTGAGCTTTATCAAAAAGTTCAGCCTCTCTCCTTCAGATGTGGAGTAG